The Amblyomma americanum isolate KBUSLIRL-KWMA chromosome 5, ASM5285725v1, whole genome shotgun sequence genome window below encodes:
- the LOC144133566 gene encoding uncharacterized protein LOC144133566, whose translation MATRRLDLSGSSSTSSSSARPGGRQWQSLARWAMTRSPSTSESSSLGSAFLKEKSADRDVDSGRRTEPPRKQPSPRGSFWGRVSSHEEFRAQGESPGRKRRPEVSSPIQTPPKKIIHATPEYKAGRRSPRKSSFFIPPDSPGRPQWTSTPLQTPQKTPQRVPWQTPRQVPPQTLPRTPRREDTVLELRSAQKSATYFLDRQSRVNQEDKVSSPQRAATPRPEVSPPLQTPPRKSIHATPEHKAGRRSPRKSSFFIPPDSPGRPQQTSTPLHTPQKTPQQVPQQTPRQVPSQTLPRTPRREDTVLELRSAQKSATYSLDRQSRVNQEDKVSSPRRAATHRPEVSPPLQTPPRKSIHATPEHKAGRRSPRKSSFFIPPDSPGRPQQTSTPLQMPQKTPQQVPQQTPRQVPPRTPPRTPPRTPRHEDTVLELRSAQKSATYSPDRRSRVNQEHNVSSPQRAATPRMSPRKSPNQENASLEFHRKTAASATSASQTVQSSRKNMPKKKAVGSHGVHQASGSRAPSGSLGKQGQPKAHKRRRVGYLVFREITRYQRSTEPLIPRLAFARAVRDILWRVAGEDYRMQKLALQALHEAGEAVIVALLEGSNVLARHARRVTVMNRDLAVLLAVIKSYGGLQQSLA comes from the exons ATGGCAACGCGGCGTCTCGACTTGTCAGGTAGCAGCTCGACGTCGAGCAGCTCGGCGCGCCCCGGAGGCCGCCAGTGGCAGTCACTCGCCAGGTGGGCGATGACCAGAAGCCCGTCAACGTCAGAGTCGTCATCCCTTGGCTCAGCGTTCTTGAAAGAGAAGAGTGCTGACCGCGATGTCGACTCTGGCCGTCGCACCGAGCCACCACGAAAACAACCATCGCCGCGAGG AAGTTTCTGGGGACGAGTAAGCAGCCATGAGGAATTCAGAGCTCAAGGTGAAAGCCCTGGGAGGAAGCGGCGGCCAGAAGTGAGCTCACCTATACAAACACCACCAAAGAAAATCATTCATGCCACACCTGAATACAAGGCAGGACGTCGGAGCCCCAGGAAGTCTTCGTTCTTCATTCCTCCCGATAGTCCTGGTAGACCTCAATGGACCTCAACACCTCTACAGACGCCTCAGAAAACCCCTCAAAGGGTGCCTTGGCAAACGCCTCGACAGGTGCCTCCACAGACACTTCCACGGACACCTCGGCGTGAAGACACTGTTTTGGAGCTTCGCAGTGCACAGAAAAGTGCAACTTACTTTCTTGACAGGCAAAGCAGGGTAAACCAGGAAGACAAAGTGTCAAGTCCACAGCGTGCTGCAACACCTCGGCCAGAAGTGAGCCCACCTCTACAAACACCACCAAGGAAAAGCATTCATGCCACGCCTGAACACAAGGCCGGACGTCGGAGCCCCAGGAAGTCTTCTTTCTTCATTCCTCCCGATAGTCCTGGTAGACCTCAACAAACCTCAACACCTCTACATACGCCTCAGAAAACCCCTCAACAGGTGCCTCAGCAAACGCCTCGACAAGTGCCTTCGCAGACACTTCCACGGACACCTCGGCGTGAAGACACTGTTTTGGAGCTTCGCAGTGCACAGAAAAGTGCAACTTACTCTCTTGACAGGCAAAGCAGGGTAAACCAGGAAGACAAAGTGTCAAGTCCACGGCGTGCTGCAACACATCGGCCAGAAGTGAGCCCACCTCTACAAACACCACCAAGGAAAAGCATTCATGCCACACCTGAACACAAGGCGGGACGTCGGAGCCCCAGGAAGTCTTCTTTCTTCATTCCTCCCGATAGTCCTGGTAGACCTCAACAAACCTCAACACCTCTACAGATGCCTCAGAAAACCCCTCAACAGGTGCCTCAGCAAACGCCTCGACAAGTGCCTCCACGGACACCTCCACGGACACCTCCACGGACACCTCGGCATGAAGACACTGTTTTGGAGCTTCGCAGTGCACAGAAAAGTGCAACTTACTCTCCTGACAGGCGAAGCAGGGTAAACCAGGAACACAATGTGTCAAGTCCGCAGCGTGCTGCAACACCTCGGATGTCACCACGGAAGTCACCTAACCAAGAAAACGCTAGCTTAGAGTTTCATCGAAAAACTGCTGCCTCAGCCACATCAGCATCCCAGACTGTTCAGAGCAGTAGAAAGAACATGCCCAAGAAAAAGGCTGTTGGTAGCCATGGTGTACATCAAGCTTCCGGCTCTCGGGCACCTTCGGGAAGTCTGGGAAAACAG GGCCAACCAAAGGCACACAAAAGGAGGCGTGTGGGATACCTGGTGTTTCGAGAGATTACACGCTACCAGCGCTCCACGGAGCCCCTCATCCCACGACTGGCCTTTGCTCGAGCAGTGCGCGACATACTGTGGCGAGTGGCTGGAGAAGATTACAGGATGCAGAAGCTCGCACTTCAAGCACTCCACGAGGCGGGCGAGGCGGTGATTGTGGCACTGCTGGAAGGTTCCAACGTGCTGGCCCGCCATGCTCGCCGAGTTACAGTCATGAACAGGGacctggctgttttgctggctGTCATAAAAAGTTACGGTGGTCTGCAGCAAAGCTTGGCATAG